One genomic segment of Stegostoma tigrinum isolate sSteTig4 chromosome 21, sSteTig4.hap1, whole genome shotgun sequence includes these proteins:
- the LOC125462964 gene encoding mitochondrial glutamate carrier 1-like isoform X2 produces the protein MTNNQISLPAKLINGGAAGLIGVTCVFPIDLAKTRLQNQRNGQRTYSSMMDCLIKTVRSEGYFGMYRGAAVNLTLVTPEKAIKLAANDFFRQYLSNGKGLNVFKEMLAGCGAGICQVIVTTPMEMLKIQLQDAGRLAQQRLILPSSSSTKVIATNAVLSRAYNVGPAAVNKPMSATQIAKDLFYSQGFRGLYKGLGATILRDVPFSVIYFPLFANLNKLGQNSLDGKASFFHSFLSGCVAGSVAAVAVNPCDVIKTRFQSLHKGANEETYSGIVDCARKIWVNEGPSAFLKGSGCRALVIAPLFGIAQMVYFVGVGEFVLGFSQFEVY, from the exons ATGACTAACAACCAAATCAG CCTTCCTGCTAAACTCATCAATGGCGGAGCTGCTGGATTGATTGGAGTTACTTGTGTTTTTCCGATAGACCTGGCCAAGACCAGGTTGCAGAACCAGAGGAATGGGCAGCGTACCTACAGCAGCAT GATGGACTGTTTGATTAAGACCGTGCGATCTGAAGGATATTTTGGAATGTACAGAG GTGCAGCTGTGAACCTGACATTGGTAACACCCGAGAAGGCCATTAAACTTGCTGCAAATGACTTTTTTCGTCAATATTTGTCAAATGG taaaGGCTTAAATGTGTTCAAAGAAATGCTGGCAGGTTGTGGGGCAGGAATCTGTCAGGTTATTGTCACTACTCCTATGGAGATGCTGAAAATCCAGCTCCAGGATGCTGGCAGATTAG CCCAGCAGCGATTGATATTGCCGTCCAGCTCATCCACTAAAGTTATAGCTACCAACGCAGTACTGAGTCGAGCATATAATGTTGGCCCTGCTGCTGTTAACAAGCCAATGTCTGCTACCCAAATTGCCAAAGATTTATTCTATTCTCAAGGGTTCAGAGGACTCTACAAAGGATTAGGAGCCACTATACTGAG GGATGTTCCGTTCTCTGTTATCTATTTTCCATTGTTTGCCAATTTAAATAAACTCGGACAAAATTCGTTGGATGGGAAAGCTTCTTTCTTCCATTCATTTTTGTCAGGATGTGTTGCTGGTTCTGTGGCTGCTGTAGCTGTCAACCCATGTGATG tgATCAAAACACGATTTCAGTCACTACATAAAGGAGCAAATGAAGAAACCTACAGTGGAATTGTGGACTGTGCAAG GAAAATCTGGGTGAATGAGGGTCCATCTGCATTCCTGAAAGGATCTGGCTGTCGAGCACTGGTCATTGCACCACTCTTTGGCATTGCACAGATGGTTTACTTTGTAGGTGTAGGAGAATTTGTCTTAGGATTTTCACAGTTTGAGGTGTACTAA
- the LOC125462964 gene encoding mitochondrial glutamate carrier 1-like isoform X1: MTNNQISLPAKLINGGAAGLIGVTCVFPIDLAKTRLQNQRNGQRTYSSMMDCLIKTVRSEGYFGMYRGAAVNLTLVTPEKAIKLAANDFFRQYLSNGKGLNVFKEMLAGCGAGICQVIVTTPMEMLKIQLQDAGRLAAQQRLILPSSSSTKVIATNAVLSRAYNVGPAAVNKPMSATQIAKDLFYSQGFRGLYKGLGATILRDVPFSVIYFPLFANLNKLGQNSLDGKASFFHSFLSGCVAGSVAAVAVNPCDVIKTRFQSLHKGANEETYSGIVDCARKIWVNEGPSAFLKGSGCRALVIAPLFGIAQMVYFVGVGEFVLGFSQFEVY; encoded by the exons ATGACTAACAACCAAATCAG CCTTCCTGCTAAACTCATCAATGGCGGAGCTGCTGGATTGATTGGAGTTACTTGTGTTTTTCCGATAGACCTGGCCAAGACCAGGTTGCAGAACCAGAGGAATGGGCAGCGTACCTACAGCAGCAT GATGGACTGTTTGATTAAGACCGTGCGATCTGAAGGATATTTTGGAATGTACAGAG GTGCAGCTGTGAACCTGACATTGGTAACACCCGAGAAGGCCATTAAACTTGCTGCAAATGACTTTTTTCGTCAATATTTGTCAAATGG taaaGGCTTAAATGTGTTCAAAGAAATGCTGGCAGGTTGTGGGGCAGGAATCTGTCAGGTTATTGTCACTACTCCTATGGAGATGCTGAAAATCCAGCTCCAGGATGCTGGCAGATTAG caGCCCAGCAGCGATTGATATTGCCGTCCAGCTCATCCACTAAAGTTATAGCTACCAACGCAGTACTGAGTCGAGCATATAATGTTGGCCCTGCTGCTGTTAACAAGCCAATGTCTGCTACCCAAATTGCCAAAGATTTATTCTATTCTCAAGGGTTCAGAGGACTCTACAAAGGATTAGGAGCCACTATACTGAG GGATGTTCCGTTCTCTGTTATCTATTTTCCATTGTTTGCCAATTTAAATAAACTCGGACAAAATTCGTTGGATGGGAAAGCTTCTTTCTTCCATTCATTTTTGTCAGGATGTGTTGCTGGTTCTGTGGCTGCTGTAGCTGTCAACCCATGTGATG tgATCAAAACACGATTTCAGTCACTACATAAAGGAGCAAATGAAGAAACCTACAGTGGAATTGTGGACTGTGCAAG GAAAATCTGGGTGAATGAGGGTCCATCTGCATTCCTGAAAGGATCTGGCTGTCGAGCACTGGTCATTGCACCACTCTTTGGCATTGCACAGATGGTTTACTTTGTAGGTGTAGGAGAATTTGTCTTAGGATTTTCACAGTTTGAGGTGTACTAA